Genomic window (Chthonomonas sp.):
TAAACTGGAGCATCAAGTGACAAGCGGCATCCACGACGTAGATTCTTGTTCGAAGGCGGACCTGTTGTCTACAATGGCCATGGGTAAGGGGGCGCACTAGGATGAATTCCAATCGCAGTCTGCTTTCCTCGGTACTGATTCTTTCCGTAGTTGGATGTTCAACTGGTGATCCGTGGAACGACTATACGAGCGACAGAGTTCTAAGGACATGGACCGATCCAAAGAACTCGAAGGTCACGGTGAGCCTGGTGAATAGCGTGATGGAGGAAAAGGTCTTACGGCACCTCGTGATATCTTCCCCAGAAGCATGGAAAGTTATCCTCCGCATGTCAATCAATTACCAGATGAGTCCTTATAAGCCGATGGTTTCCGTTCGGTGGAAGGGCGATTCCGTCCACATATCTTGCCATGGTTATCGCATTTATAGGTTCAATGAAGGATTCGTGACGAGCGATTTTCCAGTTGACAATAAGAGGAGCTTAAGCGTCGCTCTTACAATCGATCCCGTGGCGATGAAGCCGCAGGGAACAACATTTGAGTACTTGGACAATACTGCAAGGTAAGGCGGAGGAACCAAGATGAGAAGTACAGCCAAGGTCATTATTCTGTCGGTAGCGATCGGTCTTGTTGCGCTTCTGCTCCTCAATGCTAAGGTCAACCTGCCAGCGAGTGGAAAGCCGGATGAATCTAGGAGAGATGTTGCTACCTGGCTCAACCTGTTCCAGATCTACATGGTAGATCATGAAGAATTCGAGACTCTGTCTATGCCACCAACTGTGACCATTGCGGAGCTCGCGGACAAGTCGCTGCGATCTGATGACTCGCAAAGAGAGCGAGTCAAGTTCGAACTATTGAAGAAGATGATTTGGTCAACGGAGAATCGAGGCAAACGAATAAGGGACTTAAGCGGCAACGCCCCCATCATAGTCTTTCAAGGAGAGAAGTTTACAAAGGTTCTCCTGAACAACGGAGAGATCATGAGTAGTGAGCTCTAACGCATGGTGTAGGCTGTTGGCATTGTTTCGCTAAGGATGATCGTTGATTTACGAGCTCAATTTCGTTGAACCGGCGGGCATTCCACCCGCGCCGGACGTTGGCCTCAAGCAGCGCGTCCCTCGCATGGTCTGTTCTGCCGGACATGTCAGTGCCTGGAGCGTCTCTCTTCCGCATTTTCGTGGGAAGGAAGCGCCTGCTGCCCTGATGATGCAAATCGAGGCGGCGAACAGAAAGTTTGAAGAGGCGTTTAGCTCGAGTTACTTCGCCACCCTGATCGACAATCTTGACCTGGTTGATGATTTTGAAGCGAATGCTAGTTTGTCGGGCCCCGAGTTCAGAGAACTCGTAATGAAGTTGCGTCCGCTGTTAACTCCGACAAGTGTAGAGCTCATCCGGCCCGCTGCTCGACTTGGCCCGGCTGTCTTCAGCAGTGCGATTTCGATGCCGGCGGATTGGATTTGGGATTGCTCAGGGATGATGGTGAGTAAGGTTGTGGCGAAGTAGATTGCGTCATTGAGCTTGCACCAGTTGGATTTGGTCCCGGCTCACACTCGGCCGGGAACTCCCGAATGGTTCGAAGTTGTCATACACGGTACGATAAAAAATGTAACGTCAACAGATCATGAATTCAATTGTTCGGTATGTGGTCAACACGTTCGCACTGGTTACCTCAGAGCACGTGACATTGGGGATTCGAATGGCCTCGACATCTTTCGAGTCTGGGGTCGCAGCACAATCTATGTTACAGAGAGGTTTCGGCAGTTCGTTCTTGGTCAAGGTTGGCGGGGACTCTCCTTTGAAAGGTGACTTCGAAATAAATGATGTCATAGTTACGTCGTTGGTCTGCGGGTAGATTTCAAAAGATAGTACGATAGGTGGATCGCGCGTTACTGTCCCGGAAGGGGGCTATAAGCGTTAGAGTTGACGGCGAGGCTAGGAGGGTAAAAGGCATGGGGAAGAGGCTGCGAATTGAACGAGGAACCGTCTTCTCGGTGGATTTAGAACGGCAAGGCTTTGCTGGCGGACTTGTTACCCATCGCGGAAAGCAGCTCTTGAGGGTGGTCGCTTCACCTGTCCATTATCCATGTCGACCGAACGCGCAAGCGGTCGTCTCGGACATCGACCGGCTTGGAATCGGGTTCAGCGCGATAATCGTGGACAAGGGATTTCAGATAGGATTGTTTGAAGTGCTCGGGTGTGAGTTAGTACCATTGCGTTGTCAGTCGCTTCCGCTGTTCTACTCAGCCCAAGATATTGTGCAGTATTCAGAGGAGTCGCTCGATACCTGTTGGATCGTCGAGAACCCACCAAATGGCGCTCCGATTTTCGAAAAATTGTTACTACCGCCATGGGGCTTCGCGAATTGCCTCAGATATATTCTCGTTGACAAAACGCACTATTGGGAACCCGCGATGGGTATTCTTCCTCTTGATCAGAGTCTGTGTGCAAGCCCTGGTGGCGCGGATCAGGATTAGGAATACATGCACGGATCCTGGACGTGGATAGTAGCGGGCTTCGTGGCTGGCGCAGTGGTCCTATGGGTAGCATTCGAAAGGAGGCGTCGGGATTGAATCGAGGTGGCTGCCATGAGAAACCTTTTAGGCATTTGCTCAAATGACCTTTAGGAGTAGGCTTTCCGGCAGGAGGAAACCATGATTCTGTACACTCTGTATCCGATCGGTGACCTGGCTGGTTGGCCAAAAGCGGAGTTGCGAAAGTGCTACAAGCATTACGTCGCCAACCTCCACTCATCCGTTCAGGCTTCGTTGGAGCAGTTGTCAGGGACCTTCGGAATCGACCTCGTGAACTGCACATCTGAGGAGCGGGTTGCCGCACTAGAGAAGCTTTTCTATGAGCAAGCGAAGTGGCGAGCACCATCCAAAGAAGAAGTGGATGCGATGCTGGAGCGCTTTAGATTGTCAGGCATTCCTCACGGACTAGAGCACATTGCTGAAGGGCCTGTGATTTGTGATGAGACGAAGCATCTCGCTTATACGATAGGCGACATCCTCATGGTCGAGATTTTGGCTCGCTCACCGGATTTAAGGCTAGAGCACTGCCTCGGGTCTCCTAGGAACGTATTATTCGGCTTACCTGTCTTAAGAGGCTCGACACACATGGCATACAACATGTCTTTCGATCTCATCGGCTGCGTGTGGCGTGCGATCGGTAAGGGCAAGGGACCACGATTTGAACAGGTCATCAAGGTTGCAAGCCATTACATGCGAACCTTGGAGCCAATGCCAAACGGAGAAAATCTGAACCACTAAGTCATGGTACAGTGACTCAAGAGTTCGCGCCAGCCGGTCACTGATTTGGACGCAAGGCGATTGAGGAGAAGAAAGTAAGGGAGAGATTCGAAGAAATGCCACGTAAACGCGAAATGAAAACTCCGGGCCATGTCATGGCAAGGGAAATTCAAAATTGGTTTGTGGAACAGGGTTTTCAGAGACTGGGCGTATGCTGCACATTGCACCGGTCGCCGTGGCTGTACCTTGTGGATATCGGGCTCTCGCGCATAATTCAGCCACCATTGGTCAACTTGTCGGTCTGGATCTTGTACGGAGACGATATTAATCCGAAATCACGGACAGGTTTGCGGAAGGTGCCCATGGTCTTGGAAAGTTCTCCCATGTGGTTTCTGCCTCCAGAAGTACACAAGCCGTTTCACTTTATTCTTAATAACCTCGCGCTCGACAAGGGACCAGAGCTTGACGCACAGATACGTTTTGTGAGGTCGGTCCTTGACGAGTACTACCCTCCTCTGTTTGACAGAGAGCCTTGACCTCGCGATGTTCAGGGGCCGCATGGGTGAACGACTCCCAGGCTATGGCATTGTCTCGGGCATGCTCAAGCTCATTCCTGAGTAGAGTGTGTTGATACTAGCCGCGTCCTACGAATAAAAGCAGACTTAGAGTAAAGAAACAAACAACCATGCCAAACGATAGCGACCACATTATCTTCAGTTCGACCGCGTTTCCAATCGTGCCGGGCGAGGATGCCCACACCAACCCGGGCGTGTTTGGCACGAGCCTGGCCACCTGGTTGGCGACTGAGCTTCGCGCCAAATACACGGTCGAGGACGAGTTTATCCCCGAAGGGTTTGGTTACCTTGTGAATGTGCAGTTTCCGAAGGGCAGCGTGTATGTCGTCTGCACGTCCACGGATGAGAACGCCGACGAATGGCGCGTGTTCACGCTTATCGATGGCGGCATCTTCCGCAAGCTGTTAAATCGCATGGTTTCCATCGAGGAAAGGGATGAGGTGTTCAAGTTTGTGCGCGAGAAAGTTATTGCGCACCCCGGCACCACCGCCTGGGAAGATGATTGTTAACCGCTAGCAAACCGACCTAAGGTCGAACTGTAGTCAGAGTTAGCGCAACCGTCCAAGGTAAGCCGGTGCTGGCATCGGGAATTTCCGAAATGGTTATGGTGTGGGGAACGGCGGCCTGCACGCCGCCAAAGAATCCAGTTTGCGTGGTTCGGGCGAGCAACGTTTGGCGGTCGGCGGTCACCACCAACACCTCAATTTGTTCAATGGGCGACTCCGCGGTGTAGGTGTATTCGCACTCGGGGGCGGCGAAAGCGCGAGTTTGCATGACGAAGCTAGGTAGGATAGCTTACCGGAGCTTTGCAGTGAAACAAGTGAAGTCGAACGAAATCAGGGCAATCGCTATCCGTTTTGGGCGCGCAATTATTGCCGGGATCGGATTTGTGTTTCTGGTTCAGATCATCTTTTCGTCCATCTATCCAATTGGCTTCGGGCCAGATAAGGTGGCCGCGATCATCGTTATCGTAGGCACTCCTCTTGTGATGGTGTTTGGCTTCCGAAAGAGGCCCGGAGATGACGGAAAACCTCAGCCGTAGGGCGTGCCAGCGGTCGCACATGCCCTAAGTCACCGCAGCGAATCCCGCGCCACGTCCACAATTACCGCCAGATGGTCGCTCGCCACGTCATCCGGAACCCACGCGTTGAGCACGGCCGCCGACCGAGGCACGAGCACATAGTCAATCCGCTTAAAGCGTTGCCGGATCTCGATGGTGTGGCCGAGGCCCTGGCCGCCCGCCTCAAACCCATCCTGCCATTTGCTACGGAACAGCCGGTAGGCAATTCCCTGCGGCGTGTGGTTGAAATCTCCCACCAAGAACGCGTTGCCGGGCACCACCCGATGGAGTTCCTCCGCTTGCCGACGATGCGCCGGGCCGAAGCGCAGTAGCCGCGGCAACCACTCTTCGGAGGTGGGCATATACAGGGTGTAGCCCTGCGGAACCAGGTGCACATTCCCCACCACCAGCCGCCGCCCTTTCACCTCGGCGTGGGTCAGCAGCAGCGGGCGATAGGCAAAATTGTGCGTAAGCGGTATCGAGATTTGCCGCTCCACCCGGCCTCGCACGGCGGTCAGCATCTGCCCGTCATGCGCAAATTGGTAGTCCGGCAGCCGCGCCCGCAACTCGGCAATGCGCGGACCCGGCTTGTCGTGCACGTCGGCCTCCTGCATCGTCACCACGTCCGGCTCAAATTTGCGGATGAGCTCGGCCAGGCGATCCGACCCATTGATCTGCATGAAGGCGTTCAACTGC
Coding sequences:
- a CDS encoding endonuclease/exonuclease/phosphatase family protein, producing MWRRYFFPGLVLAILILKAVVEERFFLGDLANGTPPIVWLVLTGLLLVVAAARKRWREVGFYAAALVAFAALDWRPSFGPGAGPVKPAAGTIRFLQLNAFMQINGSDRLAELIRKFEPDVVTMQEADVHDKPGPRIAELRARLPDYQFAHDGQMLTAVRGRVERQISIPLTHNFAYRPLLLTHAEVKGRRLVVGNVHLVPQGYTLYMPTSEEWLPRLLRFGPAHRRQAEELHRVVPGNAFLVGDFNHTPQGIAYRLFRSKWQDGFEAGGQGLGHTIEIRQRFKRIDYVLVPRSAAVLNAWVPDDVASDHLAVIVDVARDSLR